A part of Corynebacterium mustelae genomic DNA contains:
- the exaC gene encoding acetaldehyde dehydrogenase ExaC: MTVYANPGTPGAIFDYKEQYENFIGGAWVPPVAGEYFDNITPVTGEVFTRVPRSTAEDIELALDAAHAAKAEWSKVSAAERALILNKIADRLEENLEKLAVAETWENGKAIRETLAADIPLAIDHFRYFAGVARTQEGRISQIDENTVAYHFKEPIGVVGQIIPWNFPILMAAWKIAPALAAGNCIVLKPAEQTPASLLVLIELIEDLLPTGVLNVVNGFGEEAGAALTASNRIGKIAFTGSTAVGQIIHKAVSDKIIPITLELGGKSPSIFFPDVMDKDDAFRAKCIEGLAMFALNQGEVCTCPSRALVHEDIAEEFLALAVQKVKEIKTGNPLDTDTMMGAQASQEQMEKITGYLESGPAEGAEVLTGGKVAQFEGLEGGYYIEPTIMKGDNSMNCFREEIFGPVLAVTTFKTFEEAMEIANDTIYGLGAGVWSRDQNNAYRAARAIEAGRIWVNNYHNYPAHAAFGGYKQSGIGRENHAMMMDHYQETKCMLVSYDENPTGLF; the protein is encoded by the coding sequence ATGACTGTTTACGCCAATCCTGGAACCCCAGGCGCCATTTTTGATTACAAAGAGCAATACGAAAACTTCATCGGGGGTGCATGGGTGCCGCCAGTTGCAGGGGAATATTTCGACAACATTACCCCAGTTACCGGCGAGGTCTTTACCCGGGTTCCGCGCTCAACCGCCGAAGATATCGAATTGGCTTTGGATGCGGCGCACGCCGCCAAGGCGGAGTGGTCAAAAGTGTCGGCGGCTGAGCGGGCGTTAATCCTGAATAAGATCGCGGATAGGTTGGAAGAAAACCTCGAAAAGCTCGCCGTTGCTGAAACCTGGGAAAATGGCAAGGCTATCCGGGAGACATTGGCGGCAGACATTCCGCTTGCTATCGACCACTTCCGCTATTTCGCCGGTGTGGCACGCACCCAAGAAGGGAGAATCTCGCAAATCGACGAGAACACTGTCGCTTATCATTTCAAGGAACCCATTGGGGTAGTGGGGCAGATCATCCCATGGAACTTCCCTATCCTCATGGCCGCCTGGAAGATCGCACCTGCGCTAGCCGCTGGAAACTGCATCGTTTTAAAGCCAGCTGAGCAGACCCCAGCTAGCCTCTTGGTGCTTATTGAGCTCATTGAAGATCTCCTGCCAACTGGCGTACTCAATGTAGTCAACGGTTTTGGTGAAGAAGCAGGCGCTGCGCTCACCGCATCGAACCGGATTGGCAAGATTGCCTTCACTGGTTCCACTGCAGTTGGCCAGATTATTCACAAGGCAGTCTCGGACAAGATCATCCCTATCACGTTGGAGCTGGGCGGAAAATCCCCGTCGATTTTCTTCCCAGACGTCATGGATAAAGATGATGCTTTCCGGGCCAAGTGTATTGAAGGTCTTGCTATGTTTGCCCTCAACCAAGGTGAAGTCTGCACCTGCCCTTCCCGCGCATTGGTTCATGAGGACATAGCTGAGGAATTCCTTGCGCTTGCAGTGCAAAAGGTAAAAGAAATCAAGACCGGAAACCCGTTGGACACGGATACCATGATGGGCGCTCAGGCCTCGCAGGAACAGATGGAAAAGATCACCGGATACTTAGAATCTGGCCCTGCAGAAGGCGCCGAGGTGCTTACCGGTGGCAAAGTTGCCCAGTTTGAAGGCCTGGAGGGTGGCTACTATATTGAGCCGACCATCATGAAGGGCGATAACTCAATGAATTGCTTCCGGGAAGAAATCTTCGGACCGGTTTTGGCTGTCACTACCTTTAAGACATTCGAAGAGGCCATGGAGATTGCCAACGACACCATCTACGGTTTGGGGGCCGGAGTGTGGAGTCGCGATCAAAATAATGCTTACCGTGCTGCCCGTGCTATTGAGGCGGGGCGTATCTGGGTCAATAATTATCACAACTATCCAGCACACGCCGCTTTTGGTGGTTACAAGCAGTCCGGTATTGGACGTGAAAATCACGCGATGATGATGGATCACTACCAAGAAACCAAGTGTATGCTGGTTTCATACGATGAGAATCCAACGGGTCTGTTCTAG
- a CDS encoding heat shock protein transcriptional repressor HspR, with protein MSQKENRVEEVFVISVAAELSGMHAQTLRTYDRMGLVTPQRTTGGGRRYSRADVELLRTVQRLSQEDGVNLAGIKAIIELKKENEKLHAELAEVRQENEDLKRGRPRGEIVHVPRSTAVVMWEPRRSRKR; from the coding sequence GTGTCACAGAAAGAAAACCGAGTAGAAGAAGTATTCGTGATCTCCGTGGCGGCGGAACTATCCGGAATGCATGCGCAAACGCTACGCACCTACGACCGCATGGGATTGGTGACCCCGCAGCGCACCACCGGCGGTGGGCGCCGCTACTCGCGTGCCGACGTCGAACTGTTGCGCACCGTGCAACGTCTCAGCCAAGAAGATGGCGTTAATTTGGCGGGCATTAAAGCAATTATCGAATTGAAAAAGGAAAACGAAAAACTACATGCGGAATTAGCGGAAGTTAGACAAGAAAACGAGGATCTGAAACGAGGGCGCCCCCGGGGTGAAATCGTCCACGTTCCTAGATCCACGGCGGTAGTGATGTGGGAACCGCGCCGGAGTCGGAAACGCTGA